ccatgttgtcagtaatttcgtctaattcgtgtgtatttttgggtacaattagcagttgagatagatcaggcaggttatttgcgaatctttctttggtggctggaacaatagttctgcccagacggtaacgctgcgacatatagttaatatcagttatacgcagcatgcacgatacaaggaaatggtctgtaatatcatcactttgaggtacaatatctatagcagtaagatcgattccatgcgatataattaaatctagtgtatgattaaaacgatgagtgggcccggtgacattttgcttgactccaaaggagtttattaggtcagtaaacgcaagtcctaatgtatcatttgcattatcaacgtgaatattaaaatctcccatgattagcgccttatcaactgtaactagaaggtctgagaggaaatctgcaaattctttcaggaattctgtatacggccctggtggtctatacacagtagccagagcaagagatacattagatttattttgcatgtctgacagagtaacatttagcagaagtatttcaaatgagttaaacctgtatcctgttttctgggtaacattgagaatatcactatatattgttgcaacacccccgccacgaccagtctgacggggctcatgcttataacagtagtttggtggagtagactcatttagaccaaaataatcatttggttttagccaggtttcagtcaagcagagtaaatcaaaactattatctgtgatcatttcatttacaataactgcttttggtgcgagtgatctaatatttatgagcccaaactttaaaaattgtttttgttcatttactttacatttttctggtttaattacgataagattttttctagatcctacattatatttatattttgacctcgctattcggggaacagacacagtcttaataggttttacagcgcaagtacctttagcatttaagcgggtggaacaaaactcatcataatggttatttgagaattgtcttactagtcacatggagcgaagtgtcctggagatgttgtcagagagaagctccgctccaattctgctggggtgtaatccatcagcgcgaaacagtctaggacgctcccagaaaagattccagttattaacaaatagcagtttctgttctttacaccatgacaacaaccattcatttaaagcaaaaagtctactgaacctttcgtgtcctcgtcgatacgtgggcagtggtcctgacacgacgatcgtcgccgcgggcgtcgtgctgcgaaccgtctcgatcaggctcctgaagtccctcttcagcgtctccgtctgccgcagcgtggtgtcgttaaccccggcgtgaagcacgaccgctctggggctctcgccgtccttcaggatcgcgggtatctgcgcagaaacatcgagaacacgagcaccaggcaaacaatgagtgtgcactttaccttcggctaacgtagcacttacgtgtcggacgatggagtctccgatgatcacagcgtcgcgtcctgtctcgcggaggggagcgaagcggttctggatggagagctcgaaggcaggagggggagaagtagtcgcccgggacccggctcgcgtcctccgatgtggatgcacccagggtccgtggtgtcccggcgtcgcagtgaaggacatctgggaagatcgcgtcctgggtgcaccgggcctgcgcagagaaacacacggagtagacgtggtgggaccgttaacagcacgctgtatacttaccccggacttgtgagcgtcagcccgggatgattccagcgcggctctccgttctctcagcttggcctgcctctgttccaggtcgcgaatctgcttccccacggcctcgagctcgagctgcacagagtggagacattcatccgccattaaagcaagtaacagtgagtacagcagtggtaatgtgtgagaatagagtattagcaatgtaagcgcagttagcagcaaacacgcttgctgatgctaactggctaaaagctaatagcggacccgggagatcaaaataaaactagtgatag
The nucleotide sequence above comes from Carassius gibelio isolate Cgi1373 ecotype wild population from Czech Republic chromosome B3, carGib1.2-hapl.c, whole genome shotgun sequence. Encoded proteins:
- the LOC127952726 gene encoding uncharacterized protein LOC127952726 isoform X1 — its product is MADECLHSVQLELEAVGKQIRDLEQRQAKLRERRAALESSRADAHKSGVSIQRAVNGPTTSTPCVSLRRPGAPRTRSSQMSFTATPGHHGPWVHPHRRTRAGSRATTSPPPAFELSIQNRFAPLRETGRDAVIIGDSIVRHVSATLAEGKVHTHCLPGARVLDVSAQIPAILKDGESPRAVVLHAGVNDTTLRQTETLKRDFRSLIETVRSTTPAATIVVSGPLPTYRRGHERFSRLFALNEWLLSWCKEQKLLFVNNWNLFWERPRLFRADGLHPSRIGAELLSDNISRTLRSM
- the LOC127952726 gene encoding uncharacterized protein LOC127952726 isoform X2; the protein is MADECLHSVQLELEAVGKQIRDLEQRQAKLRERRAALESSRADAHKSGVSIQRAVNGPTTSTPCVSLRRPGAPRTRSSQMSFTATPGHHGPWVHPHRRTRAGSRATTSPPPAFELSIQNRFAPLRETGRDAVIIGDSIVRHIPAILKDGESPRAVVLHAGVNDTTLRQTETLKRDFRSLIETVRSTTPAATIVVSGPLPTYRRGHERFSRLFALNEWLLSWCKEQKLLFVNNWNLFWERPRLFRADGLHPSRIGAELLSDNISRTLRSM
- the LOC127952726 gene encoding uncharacterized protein LOC127952726 isoform X3, coding for MADECLHSVQLELEAVGKQIRDLEQRQAKLRERRAALESSRADAHKSGARCTQDAIFPDVLHCDAGTPRTLGASTSEDASRVPGDYFSPSCLRALHPEPLRSPPRDRTRRCDHRRLHRPTHTRDPEGRREPQSGRASRRG